Proteins encoded together in one Oryzias latipes chromosome 11, ASM223467v1 window:
- the LOC105355131 gene encoding transmembrane protein 200A yields MKTEKEPRGTAGKTASRKGRSLHFLWGRKKKNRMIKGKLRMRSLPGAFLVLGIMVVAVGTALAVASYWPYSLSNPPVMGTTEGDCLPGSQDSGWSLGAKGLLSSSNFFYTERMKMLGPIIIGVGLFILICANTVLYENRDRETQMLLAQMRNVICSVSAAVPSAGLREMAAANSMAKRYQWVSSLPAAHVSLCVQHLASSEPSLQTRGSTAGAVLQAEAFHHCETESPPSLQSFSSDLLNTSQTKCIGKPKELAERAASNLQAALLPSYDVCLASTNSMSMLECDGVNVSAVQPRRCHSMSCRTNPYRAFTRLPPLPVPLQKLEMSKAESSSQVCVTITEEAQTHSSWPCLNLGSGRRYLKLENKEDSVDRLLDQQCSSWDKSFGSGPFQ; encoded by the coding sequence ATGAAGACTGAAAAGGAACCAAGAGGAACTGCGGGAAAAACCGCATCTCGCAAGGGGAGATCCCTACATTTTTTATGGggcagaaaaaagaagaataggATGATTAAAGGCAAGCTGCGTATGCGTTCTTTGCCGGGAGCGTTCTTAGTGCTCGGGATCATGGTTGTGGCGGTTGGAACTGCCCTGGCTGTTGCAAGTTACTGGCCGTACAGCTTATCCAATCCCCCTGTGATGGGAACAACAGAGGGGGACTGCCTTCCGGGGTCACAGGATTCTGGTTGGAGTCTGGGGGCCAAGGGGCTGTTGTCATCAAGCAACTTCTTCTACACTGAGCGCATGAAGATGCTGGGGCCTATCATCATAGGGGTGGGGCTTTTCATCCTCATCTGTGCCAACACCGTCCTGTATGAGAACAGGGACAGAGAGACTCAGATGCTCCTGGCTCAGATGCGCAATGTCATCTGCTCCGTGTCTGCAGCCGTGCCTTCAGCTGGTCTCAGGGAGATGGCGGCCGCCAACTCCATGGCCAAACGTTATCAGTGGGTGAGCAGTCTGCCTGCTGCTCATGTCAGCCTCTGTGTGCAGCATCTGGCCAGCTCTGAACCCTCGCTGCAAACCAGAGGCTCCACAGCTGGCGCTGTTCTGCAGGCTGAAGCTTTCCACCACTGTGAGACAGAGTCTCCTCCATCCCTCCAATCCTTCAGTTCAGACTTGTTGAATACCAGTCAGACAAAATGTATCGGTAAACCCAAGGAGCTTGCTGAACGAGCCGCCTCCAATCTGCAAGCTGCCTTGCTCCCCAGCTATGACGTCTGTCTTGCCTCCACCAACTCCATGTCTATGCTGGAGTGCGATGGGGTGAACGTCTCAGCTGTCCAGCCCAGGCGCTGCCACAGCATGAGCTGCAGGACTAACCCTTACAGAGCCTTCACCAGACTGCCCCCACTGCCAGTTCCACTGCAAAAACTGGAGATGAGCAAAGCAGAAAGCAGTTCTCAGGTTTGTGTGACCATCACAGAGGAGGCTCAAACCCACAGCAGCTGGCCTTGTCTGAACCTTGGAAGTGGGAGACGATACCTGAAACTGGAGAACAAAGAGGACTCCGTGGACAGGCTGCTAGATCAACAGTGTTCTTCCTGGGATAAGAGCTTTGGCTCTGGACCTTTCCAGTAA